TTCCAAACTTAAGGATATCATCGAGCTCTTGCTTAGACATGGAGCCGGTCTTGGAGCCAAGACCCGGCCGCACCACCAGGTGGGTTagcatcatcttcttcttcgcCACCTAGTGGAACAAAACAGGTGAAGATGAAGACATGAGCAGGTTCTCatgtataattgtataatttCTTCTGGTGCTAACTGTGACAGACCTGTGTAATCCTCTCCTCCACAGAAGCTTTGGTGACAAAGCGATAGATCATCACCTTCCTGTTCTGGCCAATACGGTGAGCTCTGCTGAAAGCctacaacataaaaacatcaaatataaTTCTTACATTTCATTCACATCAAGAAACCAACCCATGTAAATAAGGTGTTGCAGTTAGGTTCTGCGTACCTGGATGTCATTGTGGGGGTTCCAGTCAGAATCGTAAATGACGACAGTGTCAGCAGATGCAAGATTGATGCCCAAACCACCAGCtctggtggagaggaggaacGCAAACTGCTGAGCACCAGGAGCTGTTGGGATGAAAATCAGAAAAATAAGCAAAGACATTTAGACATTTTGGCATTTACAACATTTAACGTATGACATAGTAGCAGATTTTAAGGAATTCAAACACATGTATGTCCATGTCTAACCGTTAAAGCGGTCGATGGCCTCCTGTCTCATGCTGCCAGTGACTCCTCCATCAATTCTCTCATATTTGTAACCTTCATTCTCCAAGAAGTCCTCCAGCAGGTCCAGCATTTTAGTCATCTGAGAGAAGACCAGAACTCTGTGTCCTCCATCCTTCAGCTTCCTCATCATCTTCATGAGCAACATCAGTTTTCCTGAGGACTTGGTCAGAGCTGTGCCCTCATACATCCCATTGGGAAGTTTTGGTGCCTCCTGTAATTTGAGCAAAAATTTAGTCCATTTAACAAGTTTCATAATCCAGTTGCTACAACCGAACATgcacattattttctttcacgTGAAAAACATGGATCATACAGTGGCAGCTGCAGGGAAGAGGTAGGGGTGATTGCAGCACTTTTTGAGGTCCATCACCACATTGAGCAGAGAGACTTGGTTTCCTCCTCCACGCGTGTTCAGAGCCTCAAAGTTGCGTGTTAGAATGAACTTGTAGTATTTCCTGGagttatgaaaaaaaagaaaattaactCAGACTATATATCACTCCAAACATATTCtccaaaatgtattttgtttacTACAAATCTCCTGTTATCACATACTTCTGCATGGGGCTCAGCTCCACTCGGACAATGAGCTCAGTCTTCGAGGGCATGTGTTTGAAAACATCAGCCTTCAGCCTCCTGAGCATGTGTGGTCCCAGCATGTCGTGCAGCTTCTTAATTTGGTCCTCTTTGGCAATATCCGCAAACTCCTCAAGAAACCCTTCCAGGTTgctgtagagaaaaagaaaaagaaaaatacaagctGAGTCATAGTGATCTCCTACACACTGTGTAAGAAAGGGAACCACATGTGCTGTAGCTAAGCACTGACTTGAATCTCTCTGGGGTCAGGAAGTTCAGCAAGTGGAAGAGCTCTTCTAGGTTATTCTGAAGAGGAGTGCcagtcagcagcagcttgtGTTGCAGTGGGTAGTTGTTCAACACTCTGAAGAACTATTAACAGGCAAGAAGAAAGACACCAGAGAAACACGATGAATTAGACaatgtcatgaaaaaaaatacaatcaagAAGATATGAAAACATAATAGGTATAgtaaaatgatcattttcaaaAGAGGGGGTAGATAGGAACACTAACTAAATTctacagtaaaaataaacataacagtaatatttaaaaaaacaagaacacaaacCTGTACTGTATAAAGCAAGGTTTGTTTGACGGATTTTACCTTGGACTGGTTGTTCTTGAGCCTGTGTGCTTCATCCACCACCAGACAGGCCCATTCAATGGAGCCTAATACCGCCTGATCGATTGTAATCAATTCATAGGATGTCAACAGAACATGGAACTTGACTGGTGAGTCTTTCTGTGAAGCACAAAGAACACAGGACATCATCACTAGTAATTTAGCACCCCAAAATGCATGAGTGAATATTTCTATACTTAAGCAGCATAGATATTCTAACTCTCCTATAGCACAGCATGTGCTAGTATACAAGCACAGTACATATGTTCTTACCTTCATCCTGGAAGCCTTTTTTCCACCTCGAATCGCATTTCCCTCAAAGGAGAACTCGTTCTCTCTGATGACAGCTCTGCTGTCTTTGTCACCTATGTACGTCACCACATACATGTCAGGCGCCCACAACTCAAACTCTCTCTCCCAGTTAATGATGGTGGACAGAGGGGCACTGACCAGGAAGGGGCCTTTGGAGTGACCCTGTACCAATGAAAGAAAGGTGGAATTCAATTTATTTGgtaaattaaaatgcaaatagtTAGATTTAAGGTTAGATCAACCGTAAGTGTAAATTAACAACTGTATATATTTTGTCTTGCCCTGCCTTTAGGGTACACCTCCTTTAATGGACAGAGTTACTGTGTGTCACATGTCTGAAACCCATCAAGTAACACTAGTTGGCAGGAGAGGGCAGACTTTTATTTCACTGACACATTAAAGTCCAGTCATCAGCTAGGTTTACATTCACAATTCACATGAAGCGAATTAGTTCATTAAGATGAGCAGTAACTGACACAAAAGTCAGCAAAGACATTCACATAAAGAGTACAATTCCTTACCTCCTTGTACAAAGAGTAGAGAAACACAGCAGTCTGCACAGTCTTGCCTAAACCCATCTCATCGGCCAGGATAGTGTCAGTGGCCTGAGCCCAAGAAAACCTGAGCCAGTTCAGGCCCTCCAGCTGGTAAGGATGCAGAGTTCCTCCAGTGCTGTCCAGGTAGTCAGGCTGTCGGTCAAACTTAATGGTGGgctgcaagaaagaaagaaagcaggaGGAATATCAATgccatgtctgtctgtgctgcaggttACTTTTTTATTCTGCAGGGAGAGTACACCTGACAGTcaaccttctttttttaaatcaataatccATTAGTCTTGCAAAGAATATGCAAGGCAGGGTCTGTTTCACAGTGACCAGGGTTGTGTTTGGAAAgaagaaacttgtttttaaattcaaactttCAAAATACATACATCCACGACTGGATTAGCCGGTGGTCGCTCTGCCTTTTTGACTTTGACTGGTTTCTTCAGCTTCTTGCCAGGTCTGCCCTCGTCACCCACCATCAACTCTCTATAAGAAGAAAAAGCAGTTTAGGGGAAAACATACATATAACACTCTATGGGACTTACTGAGTCACTCCATACCTGTGATTCCAGTATGTCTGTTTGAAGGGGTCATATTCCGGAATGTCCATGTCTTCACTCTCCCAGGTTGACTGGTCATAGGGCAGATCTCTCCATTTTACCAGGTAATGTACATTGCTCTTCTTATCCAcactaacataaaaaaaatacaggataCAGGATATTACAACAGAACAGCATCACCATGTTCACTATCCAAGTGTGTACTACTGTGCAGTTAAGATATGATAACAGTTATGTTATGAGTGTATTCTGTCTTTAACTATTTTTCAACTTCATATTCTTTCCAGTATTTGTTAAAGGTGGAATTACAGTActgtaacaataaaataatcacaaaatgtCACATACTTAATTGTGAGTTACTGGTGATGCTTATTTTAATGAGACTGTTTGCCCTACCTGTGGTTGAGGATGCGGTGGATCATTAACCACTCCATCTTCACTCCATAACGGTAAAAATTTTCCTCCATGTGGACAAAGAGAGGATCTTTGTGCTTCCTCTTGGTGCTTTTACCGGCATCACCTTCGCCTCCAAAATCCACAGGCGGTGGTTCATCCATGTCAGTCTTCCTCTGGAAGTTACGAAACATCACCTGGCAGTTCAGCTCCAACTGGGAGAGAGTGACAGGGAGGTAAAGAAATATGAGTTAAATATGTAGGGAGAGGGAACAGAAAAATGTGACACACTTGCACAAAGTCAGCTACACAAAGCTCATTCTCAACTTTGGGTGAACTCGTTGTTTTTTGTACCTGTAGCTCCTGCACCCAAGAGCAGTGCCAGTAAGACATATTGCACCATTTGACAAAGAACTCCCTCTCTCTGCGTCCCACCAGTGGTGGAGGATCAGGAGCATCAGCAGGCAGGTCAACAGAACGGGGAACAGGTGTGGGTGCTGGCGGCTCCCCCCAGCGCCATGTCAAAACCTTCTGGACTTTTCCCTTCATTGGTAGACACTGTTATGTAAtgcagagggaggagaaatAATTTAGGTATAATGTGTATAGTGTATAGTGAAATTTACAAGTATGATAGCAAAAGGAAAAGCTGTGATGGTTTTGTCTATAATACTACAGGTTAACTTATACACAGCAAAAAGAGAAGCTCTATATCTCAAGCAAAGGCAAGATGGAATGTGTAATTTGTGTGCACACCCACGTGAGCATGTGCACGCGCAGATGCCAGTGCAAAGCTCTCACCTTGCAGCGGGGGCAGATCCATTCTCCGTTGGGGATTTCGGGGAGAGGAGGGTTGAGGCAGTGAATGTGGTAGGAGGAGGTGCAGGTGTCACAGCAAAGTAGCTCCCCTCCATCCTTGCACACCCGGCAGTACTCAATGTGGTGGTCATATTCCTCCTCCACCCCTTCATCCCTCCTgtcttcctcatcctcccctTCTGCCTCAGACAGATCATCTCTGGCCTCCCACTGGATCCCCTCCTTCTCCTGGCAGAATTACAGACAgggcagtggtgtgtgtgtgtgtgtgtgtgtgtgtgtgtgtgtgtgtgcgtgcgcgtgcgtgtgtgcatgcaagAGAGGGTGGGGGGTGTGGACAGGCAGGGAAGGTATGCGGAACGGAGTGAAAGGAAAAAGGGGAGGGGTGTGGGGGGAATTCAAGAGCACAGAGGGTGGAGGGGTTGTGCGATGTGTGCGTGGAGCCACACATGGAGCCATAgccgagggagggagggaagggagTGGGAGGAACAAGATGAGGAAatgggggatgggggggggggggagagagaggataAATGGCAACATGAGCAGTGTGGGTTtgggggtggaggggggcaGGACAAAGAGAAGTGGAGAatgcaaaaaaatgtcaaaatccaTTTCCTATTAACTCTCATGTCAGTGCAACTTTGCATGAATACACTTTGACACAACGGTATTTTCATTACAGGTGTAATTGTTGCACTGCTGTCTCATACTTGGGTAATCAGGCCCAGCCTTAGGTAACACACACGACCAAGTGGCTTTATCGGCCCACACCAAGGGGTGAGATTACTGTACTCACACAATGTGGGCAGCTCCATTTGCCCTCGGGTGCTTTCTCCATGTCAGGGTCCAGACAGACCATGTGATAAGCTCTGGGGCAGGTGTCACACAAAATGATCTCTCCTCCCTGCTGGCACACTTCACAGTAGTCCTGGTGGTCCGTCTCATAGCCATCGCCATCTTCTGTCTCCACTGAGAGAGGATGTTTACACAATAGTTGCAGGAAAAATTAGGTGGGAAAATTAGAGGGAATTTGGCACACAAAATCAGCAGTAGACCTCACCCTGGTCTTGATTTGAGCTTATTTGACAAAGCAAAACCTCCAGCCCAGGACTATTTCAGTATTATTTCTATgccaaccttttttctttttctttacaccCTTGGGCTTCTTCTTGGGACGGCTGCTGCGATTCGAGCcatcagacacagagaaactccCGTCGTCAAAGTCGCTGTCAACATCAGGTTCATCTTCATCACTCTGACAGAGTGACAGGGAGAGAACATTGAGAACAAAAGAAATACTTGGTTACATTACAGTATCAACATTCTGACTGTggtgattaaataaataaaggatgaAAAATATAAAGAGACGAAAAAACTGGATCTCACCGATGAGCGCTTCCTCTTGCTGTTGAGGCCTCCTAGTTTGATCTTGAGTGGAGCCACTTTCTTAGGTTTGGGTTTTGGTGGAGGCTTCGGTGTAGGTTTCGACTTCTTGCGTGCATTAGGACCTAAGTTAACACAGGGTTCAGACTCTGTTTAGTCAAGAAAATACACTCTAAGAGCTAAGcttcaataaatatttaaagctacagtgcatAACGTTTGGtgaaaatcacttcctgtgtgcagcacagaaaTGTCTCTACACACCATTACACAAACTTTCATGTGGAGTTGATAGACCTAATCAACATTATGTTAAGTCATTTGATAATAGTTTGAATGTCACAGacattgttgattgtttatatttaaaacactaGAGTTTTAAGCTGTACCATttcatgtaataaaataaaatgaagaatcACTTTTGTGAGTCCATTAATAAGAAACCAAGTTTCTTATTAAATCAAGAATTTGCACATAATTACAATCAACTTGTCATCTAACCTTTGCCCTCTTTAGTCTTGGCCTTGCGGAGAGGTGGTGCTGGAGGTGCAGCAGGTgtcggagcagcagcagcaggagttaGAGCAGTTGCTGGTGAAGTGGCGGCGCCTGTCTCTGGGCCTCCGTCTGTCCCTGCCACCACCATGTTCTCCACAGCTGCAGCCACATTGGCAGCTGCCAGAGCTGCATTGGCAGAGGCACTACCCTAAAGGAGAACACAGCACAGAATCAGTCAAGTACACAAGAGGACAGTGACACTCATTCATTAGTCAGATTTGTGACCATTTTCACAACTCAGTACCTTGAGTGGGTTGTTTGTGCTAAACTCTCTCCACTTAGCCATCATCAAAGTCATCATCTTCGACACAGCGATCTTGGGGTTCTTTGCTGCAATTAAAGGCCTGGcaaaaaagcaagaaaactgttattatgttgttattattattgattgattCATGCCTAACTCTTAAATATCCAGAAAGAGTCAGAGTAAAATTTACTCATACTGCATACAGCTTTAAAAATAGTTATCTTACCTAACAAACTGGCTGAAGGCCTTGTAGTTGGTGAGGGAGCTGTAGTCTCCCTGAGTGAAGACATGGTCAATGTCTTTCATGCCCCAGGCCTCCAGCAGCTGAGAGGAGCTTTTAGGCTGAGACAGGAGAAGAGACGTTGAAAATAACAACCACAGGAGGTCATTTTGACATATCAGCCCTAAAGGAAGCACCTATTCATTCTGCAGCCCAGAATAAATTAATCTTTACCTGgcagtcatcatcatcgtcgtcatcatcgtccGGTTCTGGGTCTTTACGTTTGCTCCTTGAACTGGATGATCCTCCTTTCTCTGCTGACACACCtccttttttcttgtctttggcAGAGCTCAAccgtttcttctttttcctcccgGGGGCATAATCACTTCCTTCACTCTCTGACCGCACACCACCCTCGTCTACATCCCTCTCTGCTGTTTCTCTTCCAATCAGGTGCTCTGGAGAGCTGACAGGCAATTCCTACAAGACAAAGTAAGATTTTAAGGACAGTGTTGCTTTTTAATGCACCAAATGAACAcaaatttcacattaaaataaaagcttttattcTTTGTCAGGACTGTGCCACTATGCTTGCCTGGGGGCTGCATGAAAAGTCCCACAGCTCTGCCAGATGATGATTCATGGCAAATTTCACATAGATCTGATACAATAAAGTCACTACatctaataataattacagaCTATTTACATCACACAGAATTCTCAAATGTGAGGAGTGACAGCATCAGTAAAGGTTCTGGTCAATTATACTATTCTATAGAAATAATGGTTAACCCAGTATTTTTTGGGTTTGCCATATTTAGGACTTAATTGATACACAGCAATTACCATCAAAGCATCTTTTTCACAGCAGGTCAGCCCCACTGTCTACTGTAAACAAAACTCACAGGTAAAACAGGACTAGCATGTTAGCTCCCCACTTGGCTACAAAAACACCAGTCAGTCTGGGATGTTTAGTGTAAGTCCAGTAGATCTGCGGGACCCTAAAATTGAGCCCGGTGGCTCACAGGagacattgttattgtttttattgggCACTGTTAGGCAGGAAAT
The sequence above is a segment of the Solea solea chromosome 13, fSolSol10.1, whole genome shotgun sequence genome. Coding sequences within it:
- the chd4b gene encoding chromodomain-helicase-DNA-binding protein 4 isoform X1, with the translated sequence MSGSEDDREDFGAVDERSLLHADEDEPVDAVLSDVEEVPKSKKKKKAKKSSRGESRSSKRQRPIREELPVSSPEHLIGRETAERDVDEGGVRSESEGSDYAPGRKKKKRLSSAKDKKKGGVSAEKGGSSSSRSKRKDPEPDDDDDDDDDCQPKSSSQLLEAWGMKDIDHVFTQGDYSSLTNYKAFSQFVRPLIAAKNPKIAVSKMMTLMMAKWREFSTNNPLKGSASANAALAAANVAAAVENMVVAGTDGGPETGAATSPATALTPAAAAPTPAAPPAPPLRKAKTKEGKGPNARKKSKPTPKPPPKPKPKKVAPLKIKLGGLNSKRKRSSSDEDEPDVDSDFDDGSFSVSDGSNRSSRPKKKPKGVKKKKKVETEDGDGYETDHQDYCEVCQQGGEIILCDTCPRAYHMVCLDPDMEKAPEGKWSCPHCEKEGIQWEARDDLSEAEGEDEEDRRDEGVEEEYDHHIEYCRVCKDGGELLCCDTCTSSYHIHCLNPPLPEIPNGEWICPRCKCLPMKGKVQKVLTWRWGEPPAPTPVPRSVDLPADAPDPPPLVGRREREFFVKWCNMSYWHCSWVQELQLELNCQVMFRNFQRKTDMDEPPPVDFGGEGDAGKSTKRKHKDPLFVHMEENFYRYGVKMEWLMIHRILNHSVDKKSNVHYLVKWRDLPYDQSTWESEDMDIPEYDPFKQTYWNHRELMVGDEGRPGKKLKKPVKVKKAERPPANPVVDPTIKFDRQPDYLDSTGGTLHPYQLEGLNWLRFSWAQATDTILADEMGLGKTVQTAVFLYSLYKEGHSKGPFLVSAPLSTIINWEREFELWAPDMYVVTYIGDKDSRAVIRENEFSFEGNAIRGGKKASRMKKDSPVKFHVLLTSYELITIDQAVLGSIEWACLVVDEAHRLKNNQSKFFRVLNNYPLQHKLLLTGTPLQNNLEELFHLLNFLTPERFNNLEGFLEEFADIAKEDQIKKLHDMLGPHMLRRLKADVFKHMPSKTELIVRVELSPMQKKYYKFILTRNFEALNTRGGGNQVSLLNVVMDLKKCCNHPYLFPAAATEAPKLPNGMYEGTALTKSSGKLMLLMKMMRKLKDGGHRVLVFSQMTKMLDLLEDFLENEGYKYERIDGGVTGSMRQEAIDRFNAPGAQQFAFLLSTRAGGLGINLASADTVVIYDSDWNPHNDIQAFSRAHRIGQNRKVMIYRFVTKASVEERITQVAKKKMMLTHLVVRPGLGSKTGSMSKQELDDILKFGTEELFKDELGEGDNKEDDSSVIHYDDHAIDRLLDRDQSATDDTEIQSMNEYLSSFKVAQYVVKDEEDEEEEVEREVIKQEESVDPDYWEKLLRHHYEQQQEDLARNLGKGKRTRKPVNYNDGSQEDRGIRQDWQEDQSDNQSDYSVASEEGDEDFDERTEANARRPNRKGLRNDRDKPLPPLLARVGGNIEVLGFNARQRKAFLNAVMRYGMPPQDAFTNQWLVRDLRGKSEKEFKAYVSLFMRHLCEPGADGAETFADGVPREGLSRQHVLTRIGVMSLIRKKVQEFEHVNGQWSMPWMAELEENKRAVALAAGEDPKTPSTGTPADTQPNTPVPEDLSKLEDKDDLKKEGEDGKGATKTDDPEIIEIPDESEKSPAPEKKEGESDAVAGKEEKETGAREERKEKEVEDTGKKEKEKDQALDVGEKSTLKGNGPEGMLDLEEDKSKAENGKDEKMDTTSSTEEKKDQREEKDGVKTDESGKLQNGENTKDGGTAAPVVNVSEEKKKATKQRFMFNIADGGFTELHSLWQNEERAATVTKKTFEIWHRRHDYWLLAGIIHHGYARWQDVQNDVRFAILNEPFKGEMSRGNFLEIKNKFLARRFKLLEQALVIEEQLRRAAYLNMTEDPAHPSMALNTRFSEVECLAESHQHLSKESMSGNKPANAVLHKVLKQLEELLSDMKADVTRLPATIARIPPVAVRLQMSERNILSRLASRGPDVTTQNQSQTSQQMQVPR
- the chd4b gene encoding chromodomain-helicase-DNA-binding protein 4 isoform X3 produces the protein MSGSEDDREDFGAVDERSLLHADEDEPVDAVLSDVEEVPKSKKKKKAKKSSRGESRSSKRQRPIREELPVSSPEHLIGRETAERDVDEGGVRSESEGSDYAPGRKKKKRLSSAKDKKKGGVSAEKGGSSSSRSKRKDPEPDDDDDDDDDCQPKSSSQLLEAWGMKDIDHVFTQGDYSSLTNYKAFSQFVRPLIAAKNPKIAVSKMMTLMMAKWREFSTNNPLKGSASANAALAAANVAAAVENMVVAGTDGGPETGAATSPATALTPAAAAPTPAAPPAPPLRKAKTKEGKGPNARKKSKPTPKPPPKPKPKKVAPLKIKLGGLNSKRKRSSSDEDEPDVDSDFDDGSFSVSDGSNRSSRPKKKPKGVKKKKKVETEDGDGYETDHQDYCEVCQQGGEIILCDTCPRAYHMVCLDPDMEKAPEGKWSCPHCEKEGIQWEARDDLSEAEGEDEEDRRDEGVEEEYDHHIEYCRVCKDGGELLCCDTCTSSYHIHCLNPPLPEIPNGEWICPRCKCLPMKGKVQKVLTWRWGEPPAPTPVPRSVDLPADAPDPPPLVGRREREFFVKWCNMSYWHCSWVQELQLELNCQVMFRNFQRKTDMDEPPPVDFGGEGDAGKSTKRKHKDPLFVHMEENFYRYGVKMEWLMIHRILNHSVDKKSNVHYLVKWRDLPYDQSTWESEDMDIPEYDPFKQTYWNHRELMVGDEGRPGKKLKKPVKVKKAERPPANPVVDPTIKFDRQPDYLDSTGGTLHPYQLEGLNWLRFSWAQATDTILADEMGLGKTVQTAVFLYSLYKEGHSKGPFLVSAPLSTIINWEREFELWAPDMYVVTYIGDKDSRAVIRENEFSFEGNAIRGGKKASRMKKDSPVKFHVLLTSYELITIDQAVLGSIEWACLVVDEAHRLKNNQSKFFRVLNNYPLQHKLLLTGTPLQNNLEELFHLLNFLTPERFNNLEGFLEEFADIAKEDQIKKLHDMLGPHMLRRLKADVFKHMPSKTELIVRVELSPMQKKYYKFILTRNFEALNTRGGGNQVSLLNVVMDLKKCCNHPYLFPAAATEAPKLPNGMYEGTALTKSSGKLMLLMKMMRKLKDGGHRVLVFSQMTKMLDLLEDFLENEGYKYERIDGGVTGSMRQEAIDRFNAPGAQQFAFLLSTRAGGLGINLASADTVVIYDSDWNPHNDIQAFSRAHRIGQNRKVMIYRFVTKASVEERITQVAKKKMMLTHLVVRPGLGSKTGSMSKQELDDILKFGTEELFKDELGEGDNKEDDSSVIHYDDHAIDRLLDRDQSATDDTEIQSMNEYLSSFKVAQYVVKDEEDEEEEVEREVIKQEESVDPDYWEKLLRHHYEQQQEDLARNLGKGKRTRKPVNYNDGSQEDRDWQEDQSDNQSDYSVASEEGDEDFDERTEANARRPNRKGLRNDRDKPLPPLLARVGGNIEVLGFNARQRKAFLNAVMRYGMPPQDAFTNQWLVRDLRGKSEKEFKAYVSLFMRHLCEPGADGAETFADGVPREGLSRQHVLTRIGVMSLIRKKVQEFEHVNGQWSMPWMAELEENKRAVALAAGEDPKTPSTGTPADTQPNTPVPEDLSKLEDKDDLKKEGEDGKGATKTDDPEIIEIPDESEKSPAPEKKEGESDAVAGKEEKETGAREERKEKEVEDTGKKEKEKDQALDVGEKSTLKGNGPEGMLDLEEDKSKAENGKDEKMDTTSSTEEKKDQREEKDGVKTDESGKLQNGENTKDGGTAAPVVNVSEEKKKATKQRFMFNIADGGFTELHSLWQNEERAATVTKKTFEIWHRRHDYWLLAGIIHHGYARWQDVQNDVRFAILNEPFKGEMSRGNFLEIKNKFLARRFKLLEQALVIEEQLRRAAYLNMTEDPAHPSMALNTRFSEVECLAESHQHLSKESMSGNKPANAVLHKVLKQLEELLSDMKADVTRLPATIARIPPVAVRLQMSERNILSRLASRGPDVTTQNQSQTSQQMQVPR